A single Cellulomonas sp. SLBN-39 DNA region contains:
- a CDS encoding aldo/keto reductase, whose product MRTRTLGRTGRQVGVVGLGCWQLGADWGTVSDETAVEVLDAAVGSGVTFLDTADVYGDGRSERVIGAFLADRPELAGKVTVATKMGRRADPHVADAYTYDAFRRWTDCSRENLGTDTLDLVQLHCPPTGVFARSSVYDALDRLVEDGRTAAYGVSVETVEEALAAIARPNVATVQIILNVFRRKPLARVLPAAVDAGVGIIARVPLASGLLSGRYDASTQFAADDHRAYNRHGEAFDVGETFSGVPYEVGVEAAREVAALTPEGATTAQLALRWVVDQPGVSVVIPGARTPDQARGNAAADDLAPLDDATRAALRDVYEQRIRAHVHARW is encoded by the coding sequence ATGCGGACGAGGACGTTGGGGCGCACGGGACGCCAGGTCGGGGTCGTGGGTCTGGGCTGCTGGCAGCTCGGGGCCGACTGGGGCACGGTGTCGGACGAGACGGCGGTCGAGGTCCTCGACGCGGCCGTCGGCTCCGGGGTCACCTTCCTCGACACCGCGGACGTGTACGGGGACGGACGCTCCGAGCGCGTCATCGGCGCGTTCCTCGCGGACCGCCCCGAGCTGGCGGGCAAGGTCACCGTCGCCACCAAGATGGGCCGCCGGGCCGACCCGCACGTGGCCGACGCCTACACCTACGACGCGTTCCGCCGCTGGACCGACTGTTCCCGCGAGAACCTCGGCACCGACACGCTCGACCTCGTCCAGCTGCACTGCCCGCCCACCGGGGTGTTCGCGCGCAGCTCCGTGTACGACGCCCTGGACCGGCTCGTCGAGGACGGGCGCACCGCGGCGTACGGCGTCTCGGTCGAGACCGTCGAGGAGGCGCTCGCGGCGATCGCGCGCCCGAACGTCGCGACGGTCCAGATCATCCTCAACGTCTTCCGCCGCAAGCCCCTGGCGCGCGTGCTGCCCGCCGCGGTCGACGCGGGCGTGGGCATCATCGCCCGCGTCCCGCTGGCCAGCGGCCTGCTGTCGGGCCGGTACGACGCGAGCACGCAGTTCGCCGCCGACGACCACCGCGCCTACAACCGGCACGGCGAGGCGTTCGACGTCGGCGAGACGTTCTCGGGCGTGCCCTACGAGGTCGGCGTCGAGGCGGCCCGCGAGGTCGCCGCGTTGACGCCCGAGGGCGCCACCACCGCCCAGCTCGCGCTGCGCTGGGTCGTCGACCAGCCCGGCGTCTCGGTGGTCATCCCCGGGGCGCGCACCCCCGACCAGGCGCGCGGCAACGCGGCCGCGGACGACCTGGCGCCGCTGGACGACGCGACCCGCGCCGCGCTGCGCGACGTCTACGAGCAGCGCATCCGCGCCCACGTGCACGCCCGCTGGTGA
- a CDS encoding DUF5107 domain-containing protein, translated as MTDDARLVLPAAPPDQQAVLDAGGVACWEQDVLIRTYEPAAPDPFPQHLRRRVYQGSSGAVHPLPLVDRIAAEPRTRAWRAVHLENRWLRVVLLPEVGGRVHVVLDKVTGTDLVYRNDVVKPALVGLAGPWLSGGIELNWPQHHRPGTFLPVSTHVVRSDDGAVTVWQGDVDPLQRMRGDHGVRLRPDVARLELDVRLHNRTDEPQTFLWWANAAVAVHDDVEVFFPTDVTHVADHARRAVVAYPHADRPYYGVDYPALAARTPGADRLDRPTRIPVPTSYMVTGTADAFFGAYDHRTGVGLVHHADRQIAPGKKLWTWGSGATGRAWDRHLTDTNGPYAELMAGVFTDNQPDFSHLAPGETRRFTQCWWPVHGTGPVHQATDEAAVAVDVADGRLRIAVAGVRAAAWRVRAWAADPDGAAEPGVPVPVGVALGDWAAPVAPGAPCVVTADAPGATSRDDVVVRVEDTTGRTVVVWHAHPGDGAEPATATVPPHAADLTSVDELLLTAAHLQQYRHPTRDPEPYLRRVLAIDPDDSNAHLALAARERARGRYAESLAHLDRAAGRLLHRNLHPRSGELSLQRGLTLARLGRDADAVEAFTKAAWDGTVTLPAHLGAARALLRLGDVPGGLRHARAAHAADPAHPGARAALVVALRGTGDEDAAARVLADGRAEDPLDPLLAALAGALSTPDPRTLLLVAHDLAALGDVVGALAWADRAAAAGPTPFGNAAPVAHLLHARLADRAGDPVAAADARAVAARADRTLAFPSGLDDHDVLVATVDAARAAGTPDPVALGLLGDWLLAAGRAADALAVLEEAVAAGARDAVVHRDAAIAVVEAAVAADGLRADESSADGSSTDGSSPAGLGADGPGADGTASDALARAAEHLAAAVAVAGPLPRLVHEADQVARLRGAGPAERLAALEASGADLGARDDLAVTTVHLLLDVGRVDEALHLLRTRAFQPFEGGEGQVLAAWDRACVAAAAALPPAEAAAFLDATWDPPATLGEGRHPAAPVATRLLAAGDAHVAAGDVRAALDRWARARDGGGLLAVAPRPAREDDLAVGTAHERLGEAEQARAVWEALEATADDLEARGAQVDYFATSLPELLLLPADDARGRAQRVARLRAAAARGRGTSVREVDDRPSARAAATSGGAR; from the coding sequence GTGACCGACGACGCTCGCCTCGTGCTCCCCGCCGCACCGCCCGACCAGCAGGCGGTGCTCGACGCGGGCGGCGTCGCGTGCTGGGAGCAGGACGTGCTGATCCGCACGTACGAGCCCGCCGCCCCGGACCCGTTCCCGCAGCACCTGCGCCGCCGCGTCTACCAGGGCTCCTCGGGTGCCGTGCACCCGCTGCCGCTGGTCGACCGCATCGCTGCCGAGCCGCGCACCCGCGCGTGGCGGGCCGTCCACCTGGAGAACCGGTGGCTGCGGGTCGTGCTGCTGCCGGAGGTCGGCGGACGCGTCCACGTCGTGCTCGACAAGGTCACCGGCACCGACCTCGTCTACCGCAACGACGTGGTCAAGCCCGCCCTCGTGGGGCTCGCGGGGCCGTGGCTGTCCGGTGGCATCGAGCTCAACTGGCCGCAGCACCACCGCCCCGGCACGTTCCTGCCGGTGTCCACGCACGTCGTGCGGTCCGACGACGGTGCGGTGACGGTCTGGCAGGGCGACGTCGACCCGTTGCAGCGCATGCGCGGCGACCACGGGGTGCGGCTGCGCCCCGACGTCGCGCGCCTCGAGCTCGACGTGCGCCTGCACAACCGCACGGACGAGCCGCAGACGTTCCTGTGGTGGGCCAACGCCGCCGTCGCGGTGCACGACGACGTCGAGGTGTTCTTCCCCACCGACGTCACGCACGTCGCCGACCACGCCCGCCGCGCCGTCGTGGCGTACCCGCACGCGGACCGCCCGTACTACGGGGTCGACTACCCGGCCCTGGCCGCGCGCACCCCCGGTGCCGACCGGCTCGACCGGCCCACGCGCATCCCCGTGCCGACGTCGTACATGGTCACCGGCACCGCCGACGCGTTCTTCGGCGCGTACGACCACCGCACCGGCGTCGGCCTCGTCCACCACGCCGACCGGCAGATCGCCCCGGGCAAGAAGCTGTGGACGTGGGGCTCGGGCGCCACCGGCCGGGCCTGGGACCGGCACCTGACCGACACGAACGGTCCGTACGCCGAGCTCATGGCCGGGGTGTTCACCGACAACCAGCCGGACTTCAGCCACCTCGCGCCCGGCGAGACGCGGCGCTTCACGCAGTGCTGGTGGCCCGTGCACGGCACCGGTCCCGTGCACCAGGCCACCGACGAGGCCGCGGTCGCGGTCGACGTGGCCGACGGGCGCCTGCGGATCGCCGTCGCCGGGGTGCGGGCCGCCGCGTGGCGGGTGCGGGCCTGGGCGGCCGACCCCGACGGTGCCGCGGAGCCCGGCGTGCCCGTGCCGGTCGGCGTCGCGCTCGGCGACTGGGCAGCCCCCGTCGCCCCCGGTGCGCCGTGCGTCGTCACCGCCGACGCCCCCGGAGCCACCTCGCGGGACGACGTGGTCGTGCGCGTCGAGGACACCACCGGCCGCACCGTCGTCGTCTGGCACGCCCACCCCGGCGACGGCGCGGAGCCCGCGACCGCCACCGTGCCGCCGCACGCCGCGGACCTCACCTCCGTCGACGAGCTCCTGCTCACCGCCGCGCACCTGCAGCAGTACCGCCACCCCACGCGCGACCCCGAGCCGTACCTGCGCCGCGTCCTGGCGATCGACCCCGACGACTCGAACGCCCACCTCGCCCTGGCGGCCCGCGAGCGCGCCCGCGGCCGGTACGCGGAGTCGCTCGCGCACCTCGACCGCGCCGCGGGCCGTCTGCTGCACCGCAACCTCCACCCCCGCAGCGGCGAGCTCTCCCTCCAGCGCGGCCTGACCCTGGCACGTCTGGGCCGCGACGCCGACGCGGTCGAGGCGTTCACGAAGGCCGCGTGGGACGGGACCGTCACGCTGCCCGCGCACCTCGGGGCCGCGCGGGCGCTGCTGCGGCTCGGTGACGTCCCGGGCGGGCTGCGGCACGCCCGGGCCGCGCACGCCGCCGACCCCGCGCACCCCGGCGCCCGGGCCGCCCTGGTCGTGGCGCTGCGGGGCACCGGCGACGAGGACGCCGCGGCACGGGTGCTCGCGGACGGCCGTGCCGAGGACCCCCTCGACCCGCTGCTCGCCGCCCTGGCCGGTGCGCTGAGCACCCCGGACCCGCGCACGCTGCTGCTGGTGGCGCACGACCTCGCCGCGCTGGGCGACGTGGTCGGCGCGCTCGCGTGGGCCGACCGCGCGGCGGCGGCCGGTCCGACACCGTTCGGCAACGCCGCCCCCGTCGCGCACCTGCTGCACGCCCGCCTCGCGGACCGCGCCGGCGACCCGGTGGCCGCAGCGGACGCCCGCGCCGTGGCCGCGCGCGCGGACCGCACCCTGGCGTTCCCCTCGGGCCTGGACGACCACGACGTCCTCGTCGCGACCGTCGACGCCGCCCGGGCCGCGGGCACCCCGGACCCGGTGGCGCTGGGCCTGCTCGGTGACTGGCTGCTGGCCGCCGGCCGGGCCGCCGACGCGCTCGCGGTGCTGGAGGAGGCCGTCGCCGCGGGGGCGCGGGACGCGGTGGTGCACCGGGACGCGGCGATCGCGGTGGTGGAGGCCGCCGTCGCCGCGGACGGCCTGCGTGCGGACGAGTCCAGCGCCGACGGATCGAGCACCGACGGATCGAGCCCTGCCGGCCTGGGCGCCGACGGACCGGGCGCCGACGGAACGGCGTCGGACGCCCTGGCGCGGGCCGCGGAGCACCTGGCGGCGGCGGTGGCCGTGGCGGGGCCGCTGCCGCGGCTGGTGCACGAGGCGGACCAGGTGGCGCGCCTGCGCGGCGCGGGGCCGGCCGAGCGGCTGGCGGCCCTGGAGGCGTCGGGCGCGGACCTGGGCGCCCGGGACGACCTGGCGGTGACGACCGTGCACCTGCTGCTCGACGTCGGGCGGGTGGACGAGGCCCTGCACCTGCTGCGCACGCGCGCGTTCCAGCCGTTCGAGGGCGGTGAGGGCCAGGTGCTGGCCGCGTGGGACCGGGCGTGCGTCGCGGCGGCCGCAGCCCTGCCCCCGGCGGAGGCGGCGGCGTTCCTCGACGCGACGTGGGACCCGCCGGCGACGCTGGGGGAGGGCCGCCACCCCGCGGCCCCGGTGGCGACCCGGCTGCTCGCGGCGGGCGACGCCCACGTGGCCGCCGGCGACGTGCGGGCCGCGCTGGACCGGTGGGCCCGCGCCCGGGACGGCGGCGGGCTGCTCGCGGTGGCGCCGCGCCCGGCGCGCGAGGACGACCTGGCGGTCGGCACCGCGCACGAGCGCCTCGGGGAGGCCGAGCAGGCCCGCGCGGTGTGGGAGGCGCTGGAGGCGACGGCCGACGACCTCGAGGCCCGCGGCGCGCAGGTCGACTACTTCGCGACGTCGCTGCCGGAGCTGCTGCTCCTGCCGGCC
- a CDS encoding AraC family transcriptional regulator encodes MGRADGFAGQRLCVVPRPRVAAALTRAPTRRLLVTDAGVFTRARDHLRRRPSGTPEAVWLLCTAGAGWVDVDGTRTDVTAGTCVVLPPGVPHAYGADRADPWTIWWWHTRGSDVGDLVRGLDAPPGRAGSVAVRTPERAVALVDEIVTTLERGQQPAHLAAAAGVAWHLATWLAAQRTAPDRGTPVDRALRHLDERLDRDVGVAELAALVGVSPSHLGALVRAATGGGVLAYRTAARMARARHLLDTTDAPVAEVARAVGYDDPLYFSRRFRRTHGTSPTAYRAEHKG; translated from the coding sequence GTGGGACGCGCCGACGGGTTCGCCGGCCAGCGGCTGTGCGTGGTGCCGCGGCCCCGGGTCGCCGCCGCGCTGACCCGCGCACCGACCCGCCGGCTGCTCGTCACCGACGCCGGCGTGTTCACCCGGGCCCGCGACCACCTGCGACGACGCCCCTCCGGCACCCCGGAGGCGGTGTGGCTGCTGTGCACCGCCGGCGCCGGCTGGGTCGACGTCGACGGCACGCGCACCGACGTCACCGCGGGCACGTGCGTCGTCCTGCCGCCGGGCGTGCCGCACGCGTACGGCGCCGACCGTGCCGACCCCTGGACGATCTGGTGGTGGCACACCCGCGGCTCCGACGTCGGCGACCTCGTGCGCGGCCTCGACGCGCCGCCCGGCCGGGCCGGGTCCGTCGCCGTGCGGACCCCCGAGCGGGCGGTGGCACTGGTGGACGAGATCGTCACCACCCTCGAGCGCGGGCAGCAGCCCGCGCACCTGGCGGCCGCCGCGGGGGTCGCGTGGCACCTGGCCACCTGGCTGGCCGCGCAGCGCACCGCCCCCGACCGCGGCACCCCCGTGGACCGGGCGCTGCGGCACCTCGACGAGCGCCTCGACCGCGACGTGGGGGTGGCCGAGCTCGCCGCGCTCGTCGGCGTCTCCCCCTCCCACCTGGGCGCGCTGGTGCGGGCCGCGACGGGCGGCGGCGTGCTCGCGTACCGCACGGCGGCACGCATGGCCCGCGCCCGGCACCTGCTCGACACCACCGACGCCCCGGTCGCCGAGGTCGCGCGCGCGGTCGGGTACGACGACCCCCTGTACTTCTCGCGCCGGTTCCGGCGCACGCACGGCACCAGCCCCACCGCGTACCGCGCGGAGCACAAGGGCTGA
- a CDS encoding OsmC family protein: MTTEHETVAPAAAAPAGADAPAEAAPDPLANAGDTLLWLERTGTRRYTGRSSRGAEVLIGSVGDEGAFSPGELLKIALGACTGLSSDAALARRLGDDVTVTIRVGGLAHPTEDRYPALTEELEVDLSSLEPDARERLLTVVHRAVDQHCTVGRTLEHGATTTLTVTGER; this comes from the coding sequence ATGACGACCGAGCACGAGACCGTCGCCCCCGCCGCTGCCGCCCCGGCCGGGGCCGACGCGCCCGCCGAGGCGGCCCCGGACCCCCTGGCCAACGCCGGTGACACGCTCCTGTGGCTCGAGCGGACGGGCACGCGCCGCTACACCGGGCGCTCGTCGCGCGGGGCCGAGGTGCTGATCGGGTCGGTCGGCGACGAGGGCGCGTTCAGCCCGGGCGAGCTGCTGAAGATCGCGCTGGGCGCGTGCACGGGTCTGTCGTCGGACGCGGCGCTGGCCCGTCGCCTCGGCGACGACGTGACCGTGACGATCCGCGTGGGCGGCCTGGCGCACCCCACCGAGGACCGGTACCCGGCGCTGACGGAGGAGCTCGAGGTCGACCTGTCCTCGCTCGAGCCCGACGCGCGCGAGCGGCTGCTGACGGTGGTGCACCGCGCGGTCGACCAGCACTGCACCGTGGGGCGCACGCTCGAGCACGGTGCGACCACCACGCTCACGGTGACCGGGGAGCGCTGA
- a CDS encoding SRPBCC family protein, protein MPTPPNVPAPPADAALPSGPGTVLHTREMSVDAATAWAALTDARRHGAWVPLTRVETDGDPAVGTRVVAVSGPGARGGAGGFVDRMVVTRLDPPGDGTPGIAVFAKRGPWLTGSAAVVVTPTGAGRCRVTWSEHVPLLGPLPPALTARLTALPLLVMLRVVLARAARELEGRAAR, encoded by the coding sequence GTGCCGACCCCGCCGAACGTGCCCGCCCCGCCCGCCGACGCCGCGCTGCCCTCGGGGCCCGGCACCGTGCTGCACACCCGCGAGATGTCCGTGGACGCCGCGACCGCGTGGGCGGCGCTGACGGACGCGCGCCGGCACGGCGCGTGGGTGCCGCTGACCCGGGTGGAGACCGACGGCGACCCTGCGGTCGGCACGCGGGTCGTGGCGGTCTCGGGGCCCGGTGCCCGCGGCGGGGCGGGCGGGTTCGTCGACCGGATGGTCGTGACCCGGCTCGACCCGCCCGGCGACGGCACGCCCGGGATCGCGGTGTTCGCCAAGCGCGGCCCGTGGCTGACGGGCAGCGCCGCGGTGGTGGTGACGCCGACGGGCGCGGGCCGGTGCCGCGTGACGTGGTCGGAGCACGTGCCGCTGCTGGGGCCCCTGCCGCCGGCGCTCACGGCGCGCCTGACCGCGCTGCCGCTGCTCGTCATGCTCCGGGTGGTGCTGGCCCGCGCGGCCCGCGAGCTCGAGGGCCGCGCGGCGCGCTGA
- the rocD gene encoding ornithine--oxo-acid transaminase gives MTTAAHPVSALAPNYHPLPVTVAHGEGSWVTDTAGRRYLDLLSAYSALNFGHRHPALVAAAHAQLDRLTLTSRAFDHDLLEPFASRLAGLVGPLLAGTSHLVLPMNTGAEAVETAIKAARKWGYEVKGVPADRATIVVADGNFHGRTTTIVSFSTDPDARRGFGPFTPGFVSVPYGDTDALAAAIDDTVVAVLLEPVQGEQGVVVPPDDYLPAVRALCDRADVLLVADEIQSGLGRTGSTLACERWDVRPDLVTLGKALGGGVVPVSAVVGRADVLEVLTAGTHGSTFGGNPMACAVGLAVIDLLAPGTLQARARTLGERMGERLGPLVDDERLRGLRTIGLWAGLDVAPSAPGGPATGRELCERLLARGVLAKDTHGATIRLAPPLTIDVEDLDQALDHVVDAVRG, from the coding sequence ATGACCACCGCCGCGCACCCCGTCTCGGCCCTCGCGCCGAACTACCACCCGCTGCCGGTCACGGTCGCGCACGGCGAGGGGTCCTGGGTCACGGACACCGCGGGGCGGCGGTACCTCGACCTGCTCTCGGCGTACTCCGCCCTGAACTTCGGGCACCGGCACCCGGCGCTCGTCGCGGCCGCGCACGCCCAGCTCGACCGGCTCACGCTCACCTCACGGGCGTTCGACCACGACCTGCTCGAGCCGTTCGCGAGCCGGCTGGCCGGCCTCGTGGGCCCGCTGCTGGCCGGGACGTCCCACCTGGTGCTGCCGATGAACACCGGCGCCGAGGCCGTCGAGACCGCGATCAAGGCCGCCCGCAAGTGGGGCTACGAGGTCAAGGGCGTGCCCGCCGACCGTGCGACCATCGTCGTCGCCGACGGCAACTTCCACGGCCGCACCACGACGATCGTCTCGTTCTCGACCGACCCGGACGCGCGCCGCGGCTTCGGCCCGTTCACCCCGGGGTTCGTCAGCGTGCCCTACGGCGACACGGACGCGCTGGCCGCCGCGATCGACGACACGGTCGTGGCGGTCCTGCTGGAGCCCGTGCAGGGCGAGCAGGGCGTCGTCGTCCCGCCCGACGACTACCTGCCCGCCGTGCGGGCCCTGTGCGACCGGGCGGACGTGCTCCTCGTCGCGGACGAGATCCAGTCGGGACTGGGCCGGACCGGCTCGACGCTCGCGTGCGAGCGCTGGGACGTGCGCCCCGACCTGGTCACCCTCGGCAAGGCGCTCGGCGGCGGGGTCGTGCCCGTCTCCGCGGTCGTGGGCCGGGCCGACGTGCTCGAGGTGCTGACCGCCGGCACGCACGGGTCGACCTTCGGCGGCAACCCCATGGCCTGCGCGGTCGGGCTCGCCGTGATCGACCTGCTGGCGCCCGGCACCCTGCAGGCCCGTGCCCGCACCCTCGGCGAGCGGATGGGCGAGCGGCTCGGCCCCCTCGTCGACGACGAGCGCCTGCGCGGGCTGCGCACCATCGGCCTGTGGGCCGGCCTGGACGTCGCCCCCTCCGCCCCGGGCGGACCCGCGACCGGGCGCGAGCTGTGCGAACGGCTGCTCGCCCGCGGCGTGCTGGCCAAGGACACGCACGGCGCCACGATCCGCCTCGCACCGCCCCTGACGATCGACGTCGAGGACCTCGACCAGGCCCTCGACCACGTCGTCGACGCCGTCCGCGGCTGA
- a CDS encoding Lrp/AsnC family transcriptional regulator: MDGTPLDDLDTAILAALADDARATFAQIGARVALSAPAVKRRVDRLRERGVIRGYTVRLDPAALGWTTEAFVELFCQGSTSPTTMRTAVERYPEVVAASTVTGDVDVVVQVRARDMRHLEQVVERLAAEPFVHRTRSTVVLSALVRRPDVPALPGEP; this comes from the coding sequence GTGGACGGCACCCCCCTCGACGACCTCGACACGGCGATCCTCGCGGCCCTCGCGGACGACGCCCGGGCCACGTTCGCGCAGATCGGGGCACGGGTCGCGCTGTCGGCGCCGGCCGTCAAGCGCCGCGTCGACCGGCTGCGCGAGCGCGGCGTCATCCGCGGGTACACGGTCCGGCTCGACCCCGCGGCGCTCGGCTGGACCACCGAGGCGTTCGTCGAGCTGTTCTGCCAGGGATCGACCAGCCCCACGACCATGCGCACCGCCGTGGAGCGCTACCCCGAGGTCGTCGCCGCGAGCACCGTCACGGGCGACGTCGACGTCGTCGTCCAGGTGCGCGCCCGCGACATGCGGCACCTCGAGCAGGTCGTCGAGCGGCTCGCCGCCGAGCCCTTCGTGCACCGCACCCGCTCCACCGTCGTCCTCTCGGCGCTGGTCCGCCGCCCCGACGTCCCCGCGCTGCCCGGCGAGCCCTGA
- a CDS encoding helix-turn-helix transcriptional regulator, with amino-acid sequence MHPVSRRLRDARERAGLSQAELARASGVHASYVSHLERGSRAPGRLALSRVAGALGVTVDHLLEGEESASARVVRAALDHARRLHRVGQPAAAAQVLAQVDLAPLDVDAAARVRLAHAEALDLAGELEASCGLLERTAADLVAARRFADAAYAATRLVMALTEAGEPHRAVARGEELLAAVADGADATDALLRLESTLVWAYVTRGDVTYALVRSRTLLERAAAHGSARGLSSVRWNLAFVLEAVGRPQEAVEQIDAALALSGADEVDRDVPRLRLDRAHLLLAVEPPRPEAALADLDASRAALELDESRVELARAATVRSRALLALGRVDEAVTAAQDAAELLAGGQRRDAASAHAALGAALAASGDGPGAIKALRVSADLLDTVATGRPAAALWRRLGDTLREAGDDAQEVALAYRRALTAARVGVRPTLLGPTPVSAFHPVR; translated from the coding sequence GTGCACCCTGTCAGTCGTCGACTTCGTGATGCCCGCGAGCGCGCGGGCCTGAGCCAGGCCGAGCTCGCCCGCGCCTCGGGCGTGCACGCCAGCTACGTCTCCCACCTCGAGCGCGGCTCCCGAGCCCCGGGCCGTCTCGCGCTGTCCCGCGTCGCCGGTGCGCTCGGCGTGACCGTCGACCACCTGCTCGAGGGCGAGGAGTCCGCGTCGGCCCGGGTCGTGCGCGCCGCCCTCGACCACGCCCGTCGCCTGCACCGCGTCGGGCAGCCCGCCGCGGCCGCCCAGGTGCTCGCGCAGGTCGACCTGGCCCCGCTGGACGTCGACGCGGCCGCCCGCGTGCGGCTCGCGCACGCCGAGGCCCTCGACCTGGCCGGCGAGCTCGAGGCGTCGTGCGGCCTGCTCGAGCGCACCGCGGCCGACCTCGTCGCGGCCCGCCGGTTCGCGGACGCCGCGTACGCCGCCACGCGCCTGGTCATGGCCCTCACCGAGGCGGGGGAGCCGCACCGGGCCGTCGCGCGCGGGGAGGAGCTGCTGGCGGCCGTCGCCGACGGTGCCGACGCGACCGACGCCCTGCTGCGCCTGGAGTCCACGCTCGTGTGGGCCTACGTCACCCGTGGCGACGTCACCTACGCCCTCGTGCGGTCCCGGACGCTGCTGGAGCGGGCCGCCGCCCACGGGTCGGCGCGCGGCCTGTCGTCCGTGCGCTGGAACCTCGCGTTCGTGCTGGAGGCCGTGGGGCGCCCGCAGGAGGCCGTCGAGCAGATCGACGCCGCCCTGGCGCTCTCGGGCGCCGACGAGGTCGACCGTGACGTGCCGCGTCTGCGCCTGGACCGTGCGCACCTGCTGCTCGCGGTCGAGCCGCCGCGCCCCGAGGCGGCGCTCGCCGACCTCGACGCGTCCCGCGCCGCCCTGGAGCTGGACGAGTCCCGCGTCGAGCTGGCCCGCGCGGCCACGGTGCGCTCGCGGGCGCTGCTCGCGCTGGGGCGCGTCGACGAGGCGGTCACGGCTGCGCAGGACGCGGCGGAGCTGCTGGCCGGCGGTCAGCGGCGGGACGCGGCGTCCGCGCACGCGGCGCTCGGGGCCGCGCTGGCGGCGTCCGGTGACGGGCCCGGGGCGATCAAGGCGCTGCGCGTCTCGGCGGACCTGCTCGACACGGTGGCCACGGGGCGGCCCGCGGCGGCGCTGTGGCGCCGGCTCGGGGACACGCTGCGCGAGGCGGGCGACGACGCGCAGGAGGTCGCGCTGGCGTACCGGCGGGCGCTGACGGCGGCCCGTGTGGGGGTGCGCCCGACGCTGCTCGGCCCGACGCCCGTGAGCGCGTTCCACCCCGTGCGCTGA
- the ddaH gene encoding dimethylargininase, producing the protein MCEPVHYTVSYEINPWMDKTRYTDVELALRQWRTLRDTYLELGHTVDTIDPLPGLPDMVYAANGATVVDGVVYSAAFRHPERQPEGPAYEKWFADRGFVTHTAERTNEGEGDLLTVGDVVLAGTGFRTERAAHAEAQELFGRPVVSLHLVDPRYYHLDTALAVLSSDAGDPQIAYYPPAFSPGSRAVLRTMFPDAVIATDTDAAALGLNAVSDGKNVVVAPGATDLAAQLRERGWEPIPVDTSELLKGGGGAKCCTLEIRR; encoded by the coding sequence ATGTGCGAGCCCGTGCACTACACGGTCTCGTACGAGATCAACCCGTGGATGGACAAGACCCGGTACACCGACGTCGAGCTCGCGCTGCGCCAGTGGCGCACGCTGCGCGACACGTACCTCGAGCTCGGTCACACGGTCGACACCATCGACCCGCTGCCGGGCCTGCCCGACATGGTCTACGCGGCCAACGGTGCGACCGTCGTCGACGGCGTCGTCTACTCCGCCGCGTTCCGCCACCCGGAGCGCCAGCCCGAGGGCCCCGCGTACGAGAAGTGGTTCGCCGACCGCGGGTTCGTCACGCACACCGCCGAGCGCACCAACGAGGGCGAGGGCGACCTGCTGACGGTCGGCGACGTCGTCCTGGCCGGCACCGGGTTCCGCACCGAGCGGGCCGCGCACGCCGAGGCGCAGGAGCTCTTCGGCCGCCCCGTGGTCTCGCTGCACCTGGTGGACCCGCGGTACTACCACCTCGACACCGCGCTGGCCGTGCTCTCGTCCGACGCGGGCGACCCGCAGATCGCCTACTACCCGCCGGCGTTCTCGCCCGGCTCGCGCGCGGTGCTGCGCACGATGTTCCCCGACGCGGTCATCGCGACCGACACCGACGCCGCCGCCCTGGGGCTCAACGCGGTGTCGGACGGCAAGAACGTCGTCGTCGCCCCCGGGGCCACCGACCTGGCCGCGCAGCTGCGCGAGCGCGGCTGGGAGCCGATCCCCGTCGACACCAGCGAGCTCCTCAAGGGCGGCGGCGGCGCCAAGTGCTGCACCCTCGAGATCCGCCGATGA